In Sordaria macrospora chromosome 5, complete sequence, a single window of DNA contains:
- a CDS encoding 60S ribosomal protein uL3 has product MSHRKYEAPRHGSLAYLPRKRAARHRGKVKSFPKDDAKKPVHLTAAMGYKAGMTTIVRDMDRPGAKAHKKEVVEAVTIIDTPPMIVVGLVGYIETPRGLRSLTTVWAEHLSDEVKRRFYKNWYKSKKKAFTKYVKKHSDNNGAAITRELERIKKYCTVVRVLAHTQIRKTPLKQKKAHLMEIQINGGSIADKVEFGHGLFEKPVSIDSIFEKDEVIDVIAVTKGHGFTGVTARWGTKKLPRKTHKGLRKVACIGAWHPSHVQWTVARAGQAGYHHRTSVNHKIYRIGKAGAEDSAATEVDVTKKKITPMGGFVRYGEINNDFVMVKGSVPGVKKRVMTLRKSMFIHTSRKALEKVELKWIDTSSEFGHGAFQTPAEKKQYQGTLKKDLAASS; this is encoded by the exons ATGTCTCACCGTA AGTACGAGGCTCCCCGCCACGGTTCGCTGGCCTACCTTCCCCGCAAGCGCGCGGCCCGCCACAGGGGAAAGGTCAAGTC GTTCCCTAAGGATGATGCCAAGAAGCCCGTCCACCTTACCGCCGCCATGGGCTACAAGGCTGGCATGACCACCATCGTCCGCGACATGGACCGCCCCGGCGCCAAGGCTcacaagaaggaggtcgTTGAGGCTGTGACCATCATTGATACCCCTCCT ATGATCGTTGTGGGTCTGGTCGGC TACATCGAGACTCCCCGCGGTCTCCGCTCCCTCACCACCGTCTGGGCTGAGCACTTGTCCGACGAGGTCAAGCGTCGCTTCTACAAGAACTGGtacaagtccaagaagaaggccttcACCAAGTACGTCAAGAAGCACTCCGACAACAACGGTGCCGCCATCACCCGCGAGCTCGAGCGCATCAAGAAGTACTGCACCGTCGTCCGTGTTCTTGCCCACACCCAGATCCGCAAGACTCCCctcaagcagaagaaggcccaCCTTATGGAGATCCAGATCAACGGTGGCTCCATCGCCGACAAGGTCGAGTTCGGCCACGGCCTCTTCGAGAAGCCCGTCTCCATCGACTCCATcttcgagaaggacgaggttATCGACGTCATTGCCGTCACCAAGGGTCACGGTTTCACCGGTGTCACCGCTCGTTGGGGCACCAAGAAGCTTCCTCGCAAGACTCACAAGGGTCTCCGCAAGGTCGCTTGTATCGGTGCTTGGCATCCTTCCCACGTCCAGTGGACTGTTGCCCGCGCTGGTCAGGCCGGTTACCACCACCGTACCTCGGTCAACCACAAGATCTACCGCATTGGCAAGGCCGGTGCTGAGGATTCTGCTGCCACCGAGGTCGATgtcaccaagaagaagatcaccCC CATGGGTGGCTTCGTCCGCTACGGCGAGATCAACAACGACTTCGTCATGGTCAAGGGCTCCGTTCCCGGTGTCAAGAAGAGAGTCATGACTCTCCGCAAGTCCATGTTCATCCACACCTCCCGCAAGGCCctcgagaaggtcgagctCAAGTGGATCGACACCTCCTCGGAGTTCGGTCATGGTGCTTTCCAGACCCCtgccgagaagaagcagtaCCAGGGTACCCTCAAGAAGGATCTCGCTGCCAGCTCGTAA